In Bacteroidales bacterium, one DNA window encodes the following:
- a CDS encoding glycosyltransferase family 4 protein — MNILILANKPPFPAKDGSSLATLNMAKGLAKVGNKVTILAISTPKHQCEPEWIPKEIKDLINIKLIHINTRINPFKGILNLFFSSLPYNIERFSNKNYSIALKDIINSNKFDIIQLEGLYLVTYLLEVQKLTKAPIVYRSHNIEHEIWERISKNEKNWIKTKYFSLLSKRILRMEISISAQVNALVAISQRDEQWFKANDFSKPTISIPMGYTKPELINSTGLANSDICFIGSLDWIPNQEGLYWFLNNVWPRILNECPSVSFHIAGRNTSKSIVERLKKEKSVIFHGEVESATEYLSRYSLLAVPILSGSGMRVKIVEGMMLGNVIVTTSIGLEGISATNREQVIIADEPKDFAEAIIELIRIPALKNSIAKKARIFATDNFDTSALAEKLEAFYKKLI; from the coding sequence ATGAACATCCTGATTTTAGCCAACAAGCCTCCTTTCCCAGCCAAAGATGGAAGTTCCCTAGCTACACTCAACATGGCAAAAGGGCTTGCTAAAGTCGGTAATAAAGTTACTATTCTTGCAATTTCTACACCTAAACATCAATGTGAGCCCGAATGGATTCCAAAGGAAATAAAAGACTTAATCAATATCAAACTAATACATATTAACACAAGGATTAACCCTTTTAAGGGCATTCTGAATCTGTTTTTTTCTAGTTTACCATATAATATTGAGCGTTTCAGTAATAAAAATTACAGCATAGCACTTAAAGATATTATTAATAGCAATAAATTTGATATTATTCAACTTGAAGGGCTTTATCTTGTAACCTACCTTTTAGAAGTACAAAAGCTAACAAAAGCACCTATTGTTTATAGATCTCACAATATCGAACACGAAATTTGGGAGAGAATATCAAAAAACGAAAAAAATTGGATAAAGACTAAGTATTTCTCTTTGCTTTCGAAGCGAATTCTTAGAATGGAAATCTCAATATCGGCTCAAGTAAATGCTTTGGTTGCCATTTCTCAACGCGATGAGCAATGGTTTAAAGCAAATGACTTTAGCAAACCTACCATTTCTATACCAATGGGCTATACTAAACCTGAATTAATTAATTCTACTGGTTTAGCTAATAGTGATATTTGTTTCATAGGCTCGTTAGATTGGATTCCAAACCAAGAAGGTTTATATTGGTTCTTAAACAATGTTTGGCCAAGAATACTTAATGAATGTCCCAGCGTATCTTTCCATATTGCAGGTAGGAATACCTCAAAATCAATTGTTGAAAGATTAAAAAAGGAAAAAAGTGTAATCTTTCATGGCGAAGTGGAAAGTGCAACCGAATACCTTAGTAGATACTCCCTTCTAGCAGTTCCAATCCTATCAGGAAGTGGAATGAGGGTGAAAATTGTTGAAGGAATGATGCTAGGGAATGTAATTGTTACCACTTCCATTGGACTCGAGGGAATATCTGCAACGAATAGAGAACAAGTTATTATTGCCGATGAACCTAAGGATTTTGCAGAAGCAATTATCGAATTGATTCGTATTCCGGCATTAAAGAATAGTATTGCAAAAAAAGCTCGTATTTTTGCAACCGATAATTTTGATACCTCTGCATTAGCAGAAAAGTTGGAAGCTTTTTACAAAAAACTTATTTAA
- a CDS encoding glycosyltransferase family 2 protein, which yields MVKFIFWLFIGLLIYSYIGYTIIILFISFIKKFFPSNRGSNKENSASKFPEVTIIIAAYNEEKNVDEKVKNTFQQDYPHDKITQVWVNDCSFDKTKDLVAEYPNVTLLNQIERQGKVAAINFAMQYVKTPIVIFSDANAMLSAEAINNIVKPFSNPKVGCVAGEKRILMNPIENAAATGEGIYWKYESFIKQIESTCGSTLSATGELYAIRTELFEEVKKDTILDDFIISTHVIKKGYLVKYVPDAYACEKASANINEEKKRKIRIAAGSFQALFRSMELLNPLKHPLFSFQFFSHKILRWFVLPISLLLLPILNVLILLLYSQSTIYQAILIIQIFVLLMIFSGWLFKDKQISTKWVFLPFYLFMMNISIVQGFIRYVNGKQNVKWDKSLRQT from the coding sequence GTGGTCAAGTTTATTTTTTGGTTATTCATTGGATTACTCATCTATAGCTATATTGGTTATACAATAATCATACTGTTTATATCTTTTATCAAGAAATTTTTCCCTTCAAATAGAGGCAGCAATAAGGAGAACTCAGCATCTAAATTTCCTGAGGTAACAATAATTATTGCCGCATACAATGAAGAGAAAAACGTTGACGAAAAAGTTAAGAATACCTTTCAACAGGACTACCCTCATGATAAAATAACACAGGTTTGGGTTAATGACTGTTCATTTGATAAAACTAAGGATCTGGTAGCAGAATACCCGAATGTTACCCTTTTAAATCAAATCGAACGACAAGGGAAAGTTGCTGCAATAAATTTTGCAATGCAGTACGTTAAAACACCTATCGTTATTTTTTCGGATGCAAATGCCATGCTTTCAGCAGAAGCTATCAATAATATAGTTAAACCCTTCTCCAATCCTAAGGTTGGTTGTGTTGCTGGAGAAAAAAGAATCCTAATGAACCCCATTGAGAACGCTGCTGCCACAGGTGAAGGAATTTACTGGAAATACGAATCTTTTATCAAGCAAATAGAATCAACCTGTGGTTCTACACTTAGCGCAACTGGGGAACTTTATGCAATTCGAACTGAATTATTTGAAGAGGTTAAAAAAGATACCATACTCGATGATTTTATTATTTCAACCCATGTAATTAAAAAAGGATATTTGGTAAAGTATGTACCTGATGCCTATGCTTGCGAAAAAGCCTCTGCAAATATTAATGAGGAAAAAAAGAGAAAAATTCGAATTGCAGCAGGAAGTTTTCAAGCACTTTTTAGAAGTATGGAGTTATTAAACCCACTTAAGCATCCTCTTTTCTCGTTCCAATTTTTTTCACACAAAATCTTAAGATGGTTTGTACTACCTATTTCCCTCCTGTTGCTGCCCATATTAAACGTGTTAATTCTCCTTTTATACAGTCAATCCACTATATATCAAGCAATTCTCATAATTCAGATATTCGTATTATTAATGATTTTTTCGGGTTGGCTATTTAAAGATAAACAAATATCAACAAAATGGGTGTTTCTTCCTTTTTACCTTTTCATGATGAACATTTCAATTGTGCAAGGGTTTATTCGCTATGTTAATGGGAAACAAAATGTAAAATGGGATAAATCCTTAAGACAAACCTGA
- a CDS encoding bifunctional 3,4-dihydroxy-2-butanone-4-phosphate synthase/GTP cyclohydrolase II has translation MSIKQQSNTEFKLNTISEALEELKAGKVIIVVDDEDRENEGDFIVAAELITPEIVNFMARYGRGLICAPIPENRCVELDLGLMVGNNTALHQTPFTVSVDLIGQGCTTGISASDRAKTIKALVDPTTKPEDLGRPGHIFPLKAREKGVLRRAGHTEAVVDLTRLAGLNPGGALVEIMNDDGSMARLPELIQIAKQFNLKIVSIKDLIAYRLQFDSIIEVGSKIKLPTAYGDFDLIAFRQKSNGLEHVALIKGTWDLDEPVLVRVHSSCVTGDIFGSYRCDCGTQLHHAMSMIEKEGKGVLVYMNQEGRGIGLFNKIHSYKLQEEGLDTVEANIELGFEPDERDYGIGASILREIGIHKMKLISNNPVKRKGLEGYGLKVTENISLEIDSNPHNEFYLRTKRDKMGHILLLKPNNGKH, from the coding sequence ATGAGCATCAAACAACAAAGCAACACCGAATTCAAGCTTAACACAATATCTGAAGCACTTGAAGAACTTAAGGCAGGTAAAGTTATTATTGTTGTTGATGATGAAGATCGGGAAAACGAGGGGGACTTTATTGTAGCCGCAGAACTTATTACTCCTGAGATAGTTAATTTTATGGCCAGATATGGCCGAGGACTAATTTGTGCTCCAATTCCCGAAAATCGTTGCGTTGAACTCGACCTAGGATTAATGGTTGGTAATAATACAGCACTTCACCAAACTCCTTTTACTGTCTCAGTTGATTTAATTGGACAAGGTTGTACAACAGGAATATCTGCATCTGATAGGGCAAAAACCATAAAAGCTCTGGTTGATCCAACAACAAAACCAGAAGATTTGGGTAGACCTGGGCATATATTCCCATTAAAGGCAAGAGAAAAAGGGGTACTCAGAAGAGCTGGTCATACCGAAGCGGTTGTGGATCTCACTCGCTTGGCAGGATTAAACCCTGGAGGAGCCTTAGTCGAAATCATGAATGATGATGGCTCGATGGCTCGATTACCAGAACTTATTCAAATAGCCAAACAGTTTAATTTAAAGATAGTATCAATAAAGGATTTAATTGCATACCGTTTACAATTTGACAGCATTATTGAAGTAGGATCAAAGATTAAACTTCCAACCGCCTACGGTGATTTTGATCTAATCGCTTTTAGACAAAAATCGAATGGGTTGGAACATGTTGCTCTTATAAAAGGAACATGGGATTTAGATGAACCCGTATTAGTAAGAGTGCATTCATCGTGCGTTACTGGGGATATCTTTGGTTCATATCGATGCGATTGCGGTACTCAACTCCACCATGCGATGAGTATGATTGAAAAAGAAGGTAAGGGTGTTCTTGTATACATGAATCAAGAAGGAAGGGGAATTGGTTTATTCAATAAAATTCACTCTTATAAACTACAAGAAGAAGGTTTAGATACTGTAGAGGCCAACATTGAACTTGGTTTCGAACCCGATGAGCGAGATTACGGAATTGGAGCAAGTATCCTTCGTGAGATTGGTATTCATAAAATGAAACTCATCTCAAATAATCCTGTTAAACGAAAAGGGCTGGAGGGATATGGTTTAAAGGTAACAGAAAATATTTCTCTCGAAATAGACTCTAACCCACATAACGAATTTTATCTTAGAACAAAACGAGATAAAATGGGTCACATACTACTACTCAAACCAAATAATGGTAAGCATTAA
- a CDS encoding methionyl-tRNA formyltransferase has translation MMTKDIRIVYMGTPDFAVAPLKTLVDAGYNIVCVVTVPDKPAGRGQKVQSSPVKIYAQEKGLKILQPEKLKNPDFTSEFNSLSPDIAVVVAFRMLPKSIWSVPKLGTFNLHASLLPQYRGAAPINWAIIYGEKKTGVTTFIIDKEIDTGNIIYREEVNIDTNDTAGDIHDKLMVIGAELVLKTVQAITEKKVKPIAQQLYLQDSEQVKSAPKIFRETCRIDWTKTVSDVHNFIRGLSPYPGAWTELIFEDGTAVQTKILKSIQIEKNHQHTSGLILIEGKNALNVACNNGFVSIIEMQLAGKRPMKTNEFLNGLRNVAPIKMI, from the coding sequence ATAATGACCAAAGATATCAGGATAGTATATATGGGTACACCCGATTTTGCGGTTGCGCCATTAAAAACTCTAGTTGATGCTGGTTATAATATTGTTTGTGTTGTTACAGTGCCGGATAAACCCGCTGGCAGAGGTCAAAAAGTTCAATCCTCTCCGGTAAAAATCTATGCGCAAGAGAAAGGTTTAAAAATACTACAACCCGAAAAACTAAAGAATCCTGACTTTACTAGTGAATTTAACTCATTAAGTCCCGATATAGCCGTAGTTGTTGCATTCAGAATGTTACCAAAATCAATTTGGTCGGTACCTAAACTGGGAACATTTAACCTACACGCCTCTCTTTTACCCCAATATAGAGGGGCTGCTCCAATAAATTGGGCAATTATCTATGGTGAGAAGAAAACTGGCGTTACCACTTTTATTATTGATAAAGAGATTGATACTGGAAATATTATTTACAGGGAAGAGGTAAATATTGATACGAATGATACTGCCGGGGATATTCACGATAAACTAATGGTTATCGGAGCTGAACTGGTTCTAAAAACGGTTCAAGCCATTACTGAAAAAAAGGTTAAACCAATTGCTCAACAACTATATCTTCAGGATAGCGAGCAGGTCAAATCTGCACCAAAGATTTTCAGAGAAACTTGTCGTATCGATTGGACGAAAACAGTATCTGATGTTCATAATTTTATCAGGGGCTTAAGTCCTTACCCAGGCGCTTGGACAGAGTTAATATTTGAAGATGGGACTGCGGTTCAAACTAAAATATTGAAATCAATTCAAATCGAAAAAAATCACCAACATACAAGCGGATTAATTTTAATCGAAGGGAAAAACGCACTTAATGTTGCCTGTAATAATGGCTTTGTTAGTATAATCGAAATGCAACTGGCTGGCAAACGCCCTATGAAAACCAATGAATTTCTGAACGGGCTTAGAAATGTTGCACCAATTAAAATGATTTGA
- the cdd gene encoding cytidine deaminase produces MKAVKESGFKFIEYSNKGELNPEDIRLVDLAIDAQKTSYSPYSKFKVGAALLLENGEIIQGSNQENGAYPSGLCAERVAIFYAGAKYPGIPIKTIAITASFNNQLTIDPIPPCGACRQVMIESRNIGKKPIKVIMVGSQKIYEVEDVSFLLPFNFSNVNDAVK; encoded by the coding sequence ATGAAAGCAGTCAAAGAATCAGGATTTAAATTTATTGAATATTCTAATAAAGGCGAACTTAACCCAGAAGATATTCGATTAGTCGACTTGGCTATAGATGCTCAAAAAACAAGTTATTCCCCTTACTCTAAGTTTAAAGTTGGAGCAGCCCTTTTATTGGAAAATGGAGAAATAATTCAAGGGAGTAACCAAGAAAACGGTGCGTATCCATCAGGGCTTTGTGCTGAAAGAGTTGCAATTTTCTATGCTGGGGCAAAATACCCTGGTATTCCTATAAAAACAATCGCAATAACCGCTAGTTTTAATAATCAACTAACTATCGATCCCATTCCGCCTTGCGGTGCTTGTCGTCAGGTGATGATTGAATCAAGAAATATTGGGAAAAAACCAATAAAGGTAATAATGGTGGGTAGTCAAAAGATTTACGAAGTTGAAGATGTTTCTTTTCTACTTCCATTTAATTTTTCCAACGTTAACGATGCTGTTAAGTAA
- a CDS encoding RNA pseudouridine synthase: MNFTPDRILYEDNHIIAVNKTNHDIVQSDKTGDEPLIEQIKSVIKLRDKKPGNVYLEVIHRIDRPVSGAVLFAKTSKVLPRMNKLFHDGQVKKIYWAVVKSIPPKESDTLTHYLLRNTKQNKSYVFDTVKPESKEAKLIYKVLGKTSNYFLLEIELLTGRHHQIRSQLAKIGCPIKGDLKYGFPRSNPDGGIHLHSRLVSFIHPVSGEFIEIVAQTPEDVLWKEFLAL; encoded by the coding sequence ATGAATTTTACACCTGACCGTATCCTTTATGAGGATAACCATATTATTGCCGTAAATAAGACTAATCATGATATTGTTCAAAGTGATAAAACTGGCGATGAACCACTAATTGAGCAGATAAAGTCGGTTATTAAACTTCGCGACAAAAAACCGGGGAATGTTTACCTTGAGGTGATTCATCGAATTGACAGACCTGTTAGTGGGGCGGTGCTTTTTGCGAAAACTAGTAAGGTTTTACCTAGAATGAATAAGCTTTTTCATGATGGACAGGTAAAAAAAATCTATTGGGCAGTTGTAAAAAGTATTCCTCCCAAAGAGAGTGATACTTTAACCCACTATTTATTAAGAAACACCAAGCAAAATAAGTCCTACGTATTTGATACGGTTAAACCCGAATCGAAGGAGGCTAAGCTTATTTATAAAGTGCTAGGAAAAACAAGCAATTACTTTCTACTTGAAATAGAACTTTTAACGGGTAGACATCACCAAATAAGAAGCCAACTTGCAAAGATTGGATGCCCAATTAAGGGCGATCTAAAGTACGGCTTTCCTCGATCAAACCCTGATGGGGGTATTCATCTTCATTCAAGGTTGGTAAGTTTTATCCATCCAGTTAGCGGGGAATTTATTGAAATTGTTGCACAAACCCCAGAGGATGTTCTTTGGAAAGAATTTTTGGCCTTGTAG
- the panB gene encoding 3-methyl-2-oxobutanoate hydroxymethyltransferase — protein MSIEGKARIVTTHVLGEMKHRGEKISMLTAYDFSMARILDAAGIDVILVGDSASNVMAGYESTLPITLDQMIYHASSVVRAIKRALIVVDMPFGSYQGNSKLALNSAIRIMKESGADAVKLEGGREIVESVSRILSAGIPVMGHLGLTPQSIHKFGTYVVRAKDEDEADKLVEDAQILQETGCFSIVLEKIPAKLGAKVARDLKIPVIGIGAGNGVDGQVLVTHDMLGITQEFSPRFLRRYHNLYAEMLGAFQSYINDVKNSDFPNEKEQY, from the coding sequence ATGTCAATCGAAGGTAAAGCTCGAATTGTTACAACTCACGTGTTGGGTGAAATGAAACATAGAGGGGAAAAAATATCAATGCTAACGGCTTATGATTTTTCAATGGCAAGAATACTTGATGCTGCTGGTATTGATGTGATTCTAGTTGGGGACTCCGCATCCAATGTAATGGCAGGTTATGAATCGACACTACCGATTACCCTTGATCAGATGATATATCACGCATCTTCTGTAGTGCGTGCAATTAAAAGAGCATTGATAGTTGTTGATATGCCGTTTGGATCATATCAGGGTAATTCGAAATTAGCCTTAAACTCAGCAATACGTATAATGAAGGAGAGCGGTGCTGATGCTGTAAAACTTGAAGGAGGAAGGGAAATAGTTGAATCTGTATCTCGTATACTTTCCGCAGGTATTCCTGTTATGGGACATCTTGGTCTTACGCCGCAATCAATTCATAAATTTGGAACTTATGTTGTTCGTGCAAAGGATGAGGATGAGGCGGATAAACTGGTTGAAGATGCTCAAATCCTTCAGGAAACAGGCTGCTTCTCAATCGTTCTTGAAAAAATACCTGCAAAATTAGGTGCTAAAGTTGCTCGTGATTTAAAAATTCCAGTAATAGGTATTGGTGCTGGCAATGGTGTAGATGGTCAAGTACTTGTAACTCATGATATGCTTGGAATTACTCAAGAATTTTCTCCAAGATTTTTAAGGCGCTACCATAACCTTTATGCAGAGATGCTAGGTGCTTTTCAGTCATATATAAATGATGTTAAGAATTCCGATTTTCCTAATGAAAAAGAACAATATTAG